A window of Flavobacterium flavigenum contains these coding sequences:
- the dut gene encoding dUTP diphosphatase has product MKIQIINKSQHDLPNYETIASAGMDLRANLTESITLKPLERTIVKTGLFIELPIGYEAQVRPRSGLAAKKGVTVLNSPGTVDADYRGEIGVILVNLSNEDFVIENGERIAQLIISKHERAEWIEVEELSETSRGAGGFGSTGVK; this is encoded by the coding sequence ATGAAAATACAAATCATCAATAAATCGCAGCACGACTTACCAAATTACGAAACAATTGCTTCGGCAGGAATGGATTTACGTGCCAATTTAACGGAATCAATAACTCTAAAGCCATTAGAAAGAACCATCGTAAAAACAGGTCTTTTTATTGAGTTGCCAATTGGTTACGAAGCTCAGGTTAGACCAAGAAGCGGTCTCGCAGCTAAAAAAGGTGTTACGGTTTTGAACTCTCCCGGAACTGTAGATGCTGATTACAGAGGAGAAATAGGTGTAATTTTAGTAAATTTATCAAACGAAGATTTTGTAATCGAAAACGGAGAACGAATTGCACAATTAATTATTTCCAAACATGAAAGGGCAGAGTGGATTGAAGTTGAGGAACTTTCTGAAACATCAAGAGGAGCGGGTGGCTTCGGGAGTACAGGTGTGAAATAG
- a CDS encoding DUF4292 domain-containing protein, whose protein sequence is MKKYIAVLLVTGLMISCKSKAVAVQNSNTETPVKIDNKTVEKHYENKLDFSTLYVKASAKYVDEKQSQNVTAEIKIEKDKQILVSVRFLGITMAKALITPTTVSYYEKINGTYYEGDFTSLSKWLGTELDYSKVQNLLVGEALDDLRKGKYTQTIVENLIRLEDEKSTNLKKTFFLEPEKYLLQKEQISQSSENRMLEIKYSDNKVFNQGTLPTSIEINAIQPKGKTDINLNYNTISFNEELSFPYSVPSGYKKVIIN, encoded by the coding sequence ATGAAAAAATATATAGCAGTACTATTGGTAACAGGTTTAATGATTTCGTGTAAATCAAAAGCTGTTGCGGTGCAAAATAGTAATACGGAAACACCCGTTAAAATTGACAATAAAACGGTAGAAAAACATTATGAAAACAAATTAGATTTTTCTACATTATACGTAAAAGCGAGTGCGAAATATGTTGATGAAAAGCAAAGTCAGAATGTTACTGCTGAAATTAAAATTGAAAAAGACAAACAGATTTTAGTAAGTGTACGTTTTCTTGGAATCACAATGGCAAAAGCTTTGATTACCCCAACTACAGTAAGTTATTACGAAAAAATAAACGGTACGTATTATGAAGGCGATTTTACCAGTTTAAGTAAATGGCTGGGAACCGAACTGGATTACAGTAAAGTTCAAAATCTATTAGTGGGAGAAGCTTTGGATGATTTAAGAAAAGGAAAATATACACAGACAATTGTAGAAAACCTTATTCGTTTAGAAGATGAAAAAAGTACAAATCTGAAAAAGACTTTTTTTTTGGAGCCTGAAAAATATTTGCTGCAGAAAGAACAAATTTCGCAGTCTTCAGAAAATAGAATGTTAGAAATTAAATATTCTGACAATAAGGTTTTTAATCAGGGAACACTTCCAACCAGTATTGAAATTAATGCAATACAGCCCAAAGGAAAGACGGATATTAATTTAAATTATAATACAATTTCGTTTAATGAAGAACTTTCTTTTCCATATAGTGTGCCAAGTGGCTATAAAAAAGTTATAATTAACTAA
- a CDS encoding sugar phosphate nucleotidyltransferase codes for MKIIVPMAGRGSRLRPHTLTVPKPLIPVAGKSIVHRLVEDIAKILKQPIEEVAFILGDEAFFGDDVVSSLQDLAKGLGAKASIYRQDLPLGTGHAIMCAKDSLSGPAVIAYADTLIRADFELDPAADSVIWVKQVDQPEAFGVVKLNGNNEIIELVEKPKEFVSDLAVIGIYYFKEVGDLKKELQGVLDNNIQNGGEYQINDGIKAMMANGKVFKTGSVDEWMDCGNKDVTVETNTRMLGFLHNDGEHLVDYNVTLENSTIIPPCYIGENVVLKNATVGPNVSLGKGCHVTDSSIKNSLVQTYSQIKNADLDNAMIGNHVSYDGKFKSISIGDYSVFE; via the coding sequence ATGAAAATAATCGTTCCAATGGCAGGTCGCGGATCAAGATTACGACCTCATACTTTAACTGTTCCAAAACCATTAATTCCTGTTGCAGGAAAATCAATTGTTCATCGTCTGGTTGAAGATATTGCCAAAATATTAAAACAGCCAATTGAAGAAGTTGCCTTTATTTTAGGAGATGAAGCTTTTTTTGGTGATGATGTTGTTTCAAGTTTACAGGATTTAGCCAAAGGTTTAGGGGCAAAAGCATCTATTTATCGTCAGGATTTACCATTAGGAACAGGGCATGCAATTATGTGTGCTAAGGATTCTTTATCAGGACCGGCCGTAATTGCTTATGCAGATACTTTAATCAGAGCCGATTTTGAACTGGATCCGGCTGCTGATTCCGTAATTTGGGTGAAACAAGTGGATCAGCCTGAAGCATTTGGTGTAGTAAAATTAAACGGCAATAATGAAATTATAGAATTGGTCGAAAAACCAAAAGAATTCGTTAGTGATTTAGCCGTTATCGGAATTTACTATTTCAAAGAAGTGGGTGATTTGAAAAAAGAACTTCAGGGCGTTTTGGATAATAATATTCAAAATGGGGGAGAATATCAGATTAATGATGGTATTAAAGCTATGATGGCAAACGGAAAAGTTTTCAAAACCGGAAGCGTTGACGAATGGATGGACTGCGGAAATAAAGATGTTACGGTTGAAACAAATACCCGAATGCTTGGTTTTCTTCATAATGATGGAGAACATTTAGTGGATTATAATGTGACTTTAGAAAATTCAACTATTATTCCACCTTGTTATATTGGAGAAAATGTAGTACTAAAAAATGCAACTGTTGGGCCAAATGTTTCATTAGGAAAAGGATGCCACGTTACGGATAGTTCCATAAAAAACAGCTTGGTACAAACCTATTCGCAAATAAAAAATGCTGATTTGGATAATGCAATGATTGGAAACCATGTGAGCTATGATGGAAAATTTAAAAGTATCAGTATTGGTGATTATTCTGTTTTTGAATAA
- a CDS encoding tetratricopeptide repeat protein, with amino-acid sequence MRKRVLVILFFVLLVNSTMVMAQTEPEDIAMATDEYQDSFYESLKQKGIENYDKAILSLEKCIKLKPNDAVAYFELGKNYLKLKEYQNAQNAFEKAIQIDPKNKWYWLGVYDVSFETKNYTLAIETIQKIIPFDEEYKDDLISLYMITNQFEKALLAINEMNDKYGKSEDRERYKQQILSQGKFQNTEIDNLISQIKQNPKDESNYVNLILLYSKTAETDKALDVSKQLAREIPNSEWAQLSLFKGYLDQNQADKAIKAMNFILSSPKIDSKIKHRTLNEFLIYVNKNPQYASDLEIAIGYFDNDPNVDVAKEIGKFYHSKNQFENAIKYYEKHLSSNSDKDRETNLLLLEAYSQAKQFEPMTQRAMMLIEIYPSQPQFYYYAGLGSNQLKQFKNAKTVLEMGLDYVVDDKKMEANFNIQLGEACNGLGDAKKKEEYFLKANELLKQKK; translated from the coding sequence ATGAGAAAGAGAGTGTTAGTAATTTTATTTTTCGTTTTGCTAGTCAATTCTACCATGGTTATGGCGCAAACAGAACCTGAAGATATTGCTATGGCAACAGACGAATATCAGGACTCTTTTTATGAATCATTAAAACAGAAAGGAATTGAAAATTATGATAAGGCAATTCTATCTTTAGAAAAATGTATTAAACTCAAACCAAATGATGCCGTTGCTTATTTTGAACTGGGTAAAAATTATTTAAAATTAAAAGAATATCAAAATGCTCAAAACGCATTTGAAAAAGCGATTCAGATAGATCCAAAAAATAAATGGTACTGGTTAGGAGTTTATGATGTAAGTTTCGAAACCAAAAATTATACTCTGGCAATTGAAACGATCCAGAAAATTATTCCGTTTGACGAAGAATATAAAGATGATTTAATTTCATTATATATGATTACCAATCAGTTTGAAAAAGCACTTTTGGCAATCAATGAAATGAATGATAAATATGGAAAATCTGAAGATCGCGAAAGATACAAGCAGCAGATTTTATCTCAGGGCAAATTTCAAAATACCGAAATAGACAATTTGATCAGTCAGATCAAACAAAACCCTAAAGACGAATCTAATTATGTTAACCTGATTTTATTATATTCAAAAACAGCAGAAACAGATAAAGCTTTGGATGTTTCAAAACAGCTGGCCAGGGAAATTCCAAACTCAGAGTGGGCGCAGCTGAGTTTATTTAAAGGATATTTAGATCAAAACCAGGCAGACAAGGCGATAAAGGCAATGAATTTTATTTTATCCAGCCCAAAAATAGATTCTAAAATTAAGCATCGAACGCTGAATGAATTTTTAATTTATGTGAATAAAAATCCGCAATATGCATCTGATTTAGAGATAGCGATTGGCTATTTTGACAACGATCCAAATGTAGATGTTGCTAAAGAAATTGGAAAATTTTATCACAGTAAAAACCAATTTGAGAATGCGATTAAATATTATGAAAAACATTTAAGTTCCAATTCAGATAAAGATCGTGAAACAAATTTGCTTTTGCTTGAAGCGTATTCTCAGGCAAAGCAATTTGAGCCAATGACCCAAAGGGCGATGATGTTGATTGAAATTTATCCATCCCAGCCGCAATTTTATTATTATGCAGGATTAGGAAGTAACCAACTAAAACAATTTAAAAATGCAAAAACCGTTTTAGAAATGGGACTTGATTATGTAGTTGATGATAAAAAAATGGAAGCAAATTTTAATATTCAGTTAGGCGAGGCGTGCAATGGATTGGGAGATGCTAAGAAAAAAGAGGAATACTTTTTGAAAGCAAATGAGTTATTAAAACAAAAAAAGTAA